Proteins encoded by one window of Cannabis sativa cultivar Pink pepper isolate KNU-18-1 chromosome 4, ASM2916894v1, whole genome shotgun sequence:
- the LOC115698135 gene encoding thioredoxin H-type yields MGITNSIPQETANPTSKGSESRIKEVRNKDDWKAYYNNHKDQDKLVVIDFTATWCGPCRSMEPALAELCKLFTDVEFVKIDVDELQDVAAEYGVQAMPTFLLMKKGSQVDRVVGARKDELKKKIENHHRSK; encoded by the exons ATGGGAATTACGAATTCAATTCCCCAAGAAACAGCAAACCCAACTAGTAAAGGGTCAGAATCACGCATCAAAGAAGTCCGTAACAAGGATGATTGGAAGGCCTATTACAACAATCACAAGGATCAAGACAAGCtg GTGGTGATCGATTTCACGGCTACATGGTGCGGACCTTGTCGATCTATGGAGCCAGCTCTCGCAGAGCTCTGTAAATTATTCACCGACGTTGAGTTTGTCAAAATTGACGTGGATGAACTTCAG GATGTAGCTGCTGAATATGGGGTCCAGGCAATGCCTACGTTTTTGCTGATGAAGAAAGGGAGCCAAGTTGATAGGGTGGTGGGAGCTAGGAAAGATGAGTtaaagaagaagattgagaacCACCACCGTTCTAAGTAA